A single Agrococcus sp. ARC_14 DNA region contains:
- a CDS encoding iron-sulfur cluster assembly accessory protein, whose product MTDLMTHGVNLTDTAADKVRRLLDQEGRDDLRLRVAVQPGGCSGLIYQLYFDERQLDGDVIRDYDGVEVIVDRMSVPYLDGSTIDFEDTIQKQGFTMDNPNAGGSCACGDSFH is encoded by the coding sequence ATGACGGATCTCATGACGCACGGCGTCAACCTCACCGACACGGCCGCCGACAAGGTGCGCCGACTGCTCGACCAGGAGGGGCGCGACGACCTGCGCCTGCGCGTCGCGGTGCAGCCAGGCGGCTGCTCCGGACTGATCTACCAGCTCTACTTCGACGAGCGGCAGCTCGACGGCGACGTGATCCGCGACTACGACGGCGTCGAGGTGATCGTCGACCGCATGAGCGTGCCCTACCTCGACGGTTCGACGATCGACTTCGAGGACACGATCCAGAAGCAGGGCTTCACGATGGACAACCCCAACGCAGGGGGATCCTGCGCCTGCGGAGACTCCTTCCACTGA
- a CDS encoding M20/M25/M40 family metallo-hydrolase, which yields MTAPSADSSPLSARVLSDQDSAVLAAVDAGFDRALEDLKSLVRIPSVAWDAYDPAQVQASAEAVAALAEGTGVFERVSIERAPIGDTEVLGQPAVLAVRAARGGKPSILLYAHHDVQPWGDEALWRTKPFEPTEIDGRLYGRGASDDKAGVITHIAAIRALAETVDPELGIALFIEGEEEHGSRSFSRFLEQHADVLSADLIVVADSDNWSTEVPSLTVALRGNAAFNVTLTTLEHASHSGMFGGAVPDAMMTFAKLAASFWAEDGSVAVDGLTEADLDVPEQTEEHIRTEAGVLEGVDLIGSGPVLSRLWAKPAITITGVDAPSVPDASNTILPTVRFRVSARIAPGQTAADAFAALERHIAEHTPFGATVAYDGVDLGDPFLVDTSGWGATATKQAMADAWSAEPVETGIGGSIPFIADLVRQFPAAQILVTGVEDPGTMAHSPNESQHLGVLKKAIAAEALLLSRASDHQE from the coding sequence ATGACTGCACCCTCCGCTGACTCCAGCCCGCTCTCGGCGCGCGTCCTCTCCGATCAGGACAGCGCCGTCCTCGCCGCCGTCGACGCCGGCTTCGACCGAGCGCTCGAGGATCTGAAGTCGCTCGTGCGCATCCCGTCGGTCGCGTGGGATGCCTACGACCCGGCGCAGGTGCAGGCCAGCGCGGAGGCCGTCGCCGCCCTCGCCGAAGGCACCGGCGTGTTCGAGCGCGTCTCGATCGAGCGCGCGCCGATCGGCGACACCGAGGTGCTCGGCCAGCCCGCCGTGCTCGCCGTGCGCGCCGCCCGAGGCGGCAAGCCGTCGATCCTGCTCTATGCGCACCACGACGTGCAGCCATGGGGCGACGAGGCGCTCTGGCGCACGAAGCCCTTCGAGCCCACCGAGATCGATGGCCGGCTCTACGGCCGCGGCGCCTCCGACGACAAGGCGGGCGTGATCACGCACATCGCGGCGATCCGCGCGCTCGCTGAGACCGTCGACCCCGAGCTCGGCATCGCGCTGTTCATCGAGGGGGAGGAGGAGCACGGCTCGCGCTCCTTCTCGCGCTTCCTCGAGCAGCACGCCGACGTGCTGAGCGCCGACCTCATCGTGGTCGCCGACAGCGACAACTGGTCGACCGAGGTTCCGTCGCTCACCGTCGCGCTCCGCGGCAACGCCGCCTTCAACGTCACGCTCACGACGCTGGAGCACGCCAGCCACTCCGGCATGTTCGGTGGTGCGGTGCCCGACGCGATGATGACCTTCGCGAAGCTCGCGGCCAGCTTCTGGGCCGAGGACGGCTCCGTCGCCGTCGACGGCCTCACCGAGGCCGACCTGGACGTGCCGGAGCAGACCGAGGAGCACATCCGCACCGAGGCCGGTGTGCTCGAGGGCGTCGACCTGATCGGCAGCGGCCCGGTGCTCTCGCGGCTGTGGGCGAAGCCGGCCATCACGATCACCGGCGTGGACGCGCCCAGCGTGCCCGACGCATCCAACACGATCCTGCCGACCGTGCGGTTCCGTGTCTCTGCCCGCATCGCGCCGGGGCAGACGGCAGCCGACGCCTTCGCAGCGCTCGAGCGCCACATCGCGGAGCACACCCCCTTCGGTGCGACCGTCGCGTACGACGGCGTCGACCTGGGCGACCCCTTCCTGGTCGACACGAGCGGCTGGGGCGCGACCGCCACCAAGCAGGCCATGGCGGATGCGTGGAGTGCGGAGCCCGTGGAGACCGGCATCGGCGGGTCGATCCCGTTCATCGCCGACCTGGTGCGGCAGTTCCCCGCGGCGCAGATCCTGGTGACGGGCGTCGAGGACCCGGGCACGATGGCGCACAGCCCCAACGAGTCGCAGCACCTGGGCGTGCTCAAGAAGGCGATCGCCGCCGAGGCGCTGCTGCTCTCGCGCGCCTCCGACCACCAGGAGTAG
- a CDS encoding DUF3043 domain-containing protein — MALFSRSANDKAQPQPLPEGRKTPKQSEQVARNRRPLVPEDRKEARRQVQDKMRAERQKARLGFERGEDKYLPPRDKGPVRRYVRDFVDARLSIGTLAMPVMIVVLVLTFINDPQWRMIANLVLWAYVAIVVLDSLLMAWQLRRALRAKFGDKDAKGNGWYATMRSVQLPFMRMPKPQTKLFKYPE; from the coding sequence GTGGCGCTGTTCAGCCGTTCTGCCAACGACAAGGCTCAGCCGCAGCCGCTGCCAGAGGGCAGGAAGACGCCCAAGCAGTCCGAGCAGGTTGCGCGCAACCGCCGCCCGCTGGTGCCTGAGGACCGCAAGGAAGCCCGCCGCCAGGTGCAGGACAAGATGCGCGCCGAGCGGCAGAAGGCCCGCCTGGGCTTCGAGCGCGGCGAGGACAAGTACCTGCCGCCGCGTGACAAGGGCCCGGTGCGCCGCTACGTGCGCGACTTCGTCGACGCCCGGCTCTCGATCGGCACGCTCGCGATGCCGGTCATGATCGTGGTGCTGGTGCTGACCTTCATCAACGACCCGCAGTGGCGCATGATCGCCAACCTCGTGCTGTGGGCCTACGTCGCCATCGTGGTGCTCGACTCGCTCCTGATGGCCTGGCAGCTGCGCCGGGCGCTGCGCGCGAAGTTCGGCGACAAGGATGCCAAGGGCAACGGCTGGTACGCGACCATGCGGTCGGTGCAGCTGCCGTTCATGCGCATGCCGAAGCCGCAGACCAAGCTCTTCAAGTACCCGGAGTAG
- a CDS encoding quinone-dependent dihydroorotate dehydrogenase: MTAYDLLFRHGFAHLEPEPAHHLAATAIKALGAARPGVRTDPQLRTHALGRAFATPFGVAAGFDKDATMIAGLGALGFGHVEVGTLTAQPQPGNPRPRLFRLTADRALVNRMGFNNGGAAAAADRIAAARQARSRPVIGVNIGKSRVVDAEDVAAVERDYLQSTRLLAPVADYLAVNVSSPNTPGLRGLQDAALLEPLLAAIRGAAGATPVLVKIAPDLDDEQVEGIAALAARLELAGVIATNTTISRDGLRTSPDAVAHAGAGGLSGPPVAARSLAVLRLLRQALPTSVDVISVGGVETVDDVRARLAAGAALVQGYTAFIYRGPGWAREINRGLVSAS, encoded by the coding sequence ATGACCGCCTACGACCTGCTGTTCCGCCACGGCTTCGCGCACCTCGAGCCCGAACCTGCCCATCACCTGGCAGCGACGGCGATCAAGGCGCTCGGCGCCGCGCGACCCGGCGTGCGCACCGACCCGCAGCTGCGCACGCACGCGCTCGGCCGCGCGTTCGCCACGCCCTTCGGCGTCGCAGCGGGCTTCGACAAGGACGCCACGATGATCGCCGGCCTCGGAGCGCTCGGCTTCGGCCACGTCGAGGTCGGCACGCTCACGGCGCAGCCGCAGCCCGGCAATCCGCGGCCGCGCCTGTTCCGCCTCACGGCGGATCGCGCGCTCGTCAACCGGATGGGCTTCAACAACGGGGGAGCGGCCGCCGCAGCCGACCGCATCGCGGCCGCGAGGCAGGCGCGCTCTCGCCCCGTGATCGGCGTCAACATCGGCAAGAGTCGCGTCGTCGACGCCGAGGACGTCGCCGCCGTCGAGCGCGACTACCTGCAGTCGACGCGGCTGCTCGCGCCGGTCGCCGACTATCTCGCGGTCAACGTCTCCTCGCCCAACACGCCCGGCCTGCGCGGTCTGCAGGATGCCGCGCTGCTCGAGCCGCTGCTCGCCGCGATCCGCGGGGCCGCGGGTGCGACGCCCGTGCTGGTGAAGATCGCCCCAGACCTCGACGACGAGCAGGTCGAAGGCATCGCGGCGCTCGCCGCGCGCCTCGAGCTGGCCGGCGTCATCGCCACGAACACCACGATCAGCCGCGATGGGCTGCGCACGAGCCCGGATGCGGTGGCGCACGCGGGAGCTGGCGGGCTGTCAGGCCCGCCGGTCGCCGCGCGATCGCTCGCGGTGCTGCGCCTGCTGCGCCAGGCGCTGCCGACGTCGGTGGACGTGATCTCGGTGGGTGGCGTCGAGACGGTCGACGACGTGCGAGCGCGTCTCGCCGCCGGCGCGGCGCTCGTGCAGGGCTACACGGCGTTCATCTACCGCGGCCCTGGCTGGGCGCGCGAGATCAACCGCGGGCTGGTGTCTGCCTCGTAG
- the nrdR gene encoding transcriptional regulator NrdR, which translates to MHCPFCRNPDSRVVDSRTSDDGLSIRRRRQCTECGRRFTTTETASLSVVKRSGVLEPFRREKVIEGVRKAVRGRPVTDADLAGVAQSVEETIRATGASQIDANEIGLAVLPPLRELDEVAYLRFASVYNNFDSLDDFEAAIRTLREGTHPADTTPEISVERGE; encoded by the coding sequence ATGCACTGCCCGTTCTGTCGCAACCCCGACTCCCGCGTCGTGGACTCGCGCACGAGCGATGACGGCCTGTCGATCCGCCGTCGGCGCCAGTGCACCGAGTGCGGCCGCAGGTTCACCACCACCGAGACGGCGAGCCTGTCGGTCGTGAAGCGCTCTGGCGTGCTCGAGCCGTTCCGCCGCGAGAAGGTCATCGAGGGCGTGCGCAAGGCGGTGCGCGGCCGGCCTGTCACCGACGCAGACCTCGCGGGCGTCGCGCAGTCGGTCGAGGAGACCATCCGCGCGACCGGCGCGAGCCAGATCGACGCGAACGAGATCGGGCTCGCCGTGCTGCCGCCGCTGCGCGAGCTCGACGAGGTGGCCTACCTGCGGTTCGCGAGCGTCTACAACAACTTCGACTCGCTCGACGACTTCGAGGCGGCCATCCGCACGCTGCGCGAGGGCACGCATCCGGCCGACACCACACCCGAGATCTCCGTGGAGCGCGGCGAATGA
- the hisD gene encoding histidinol dehydrogenase — translation MLRRIDLTTLPAEQELRDVLPRPAIDVEASLPVAAALIAAVRERGAEALAEQAERFDGVRPTAIEVDADALAAALAGLDPQVRAALETLVERVRIGSRAQVPPPMVAHIAEGAEIELRWQPVDRVGLYVPGGKAVYPSSVVMNVVAAQSAGVRSIAVASPAQADHGGLPHPSVLAACALLGVEEVYAMGGAGAIGALAHGVPAIGLAPVDVVTGPGNVFVAAAKRVVAGTVRVDAEAGPTEILVIADGTADAELIAADLVSQAEHDELAAAVLVTDSADLADLVDASVTRRAAATPAAERVAASLTGAQSAIVLVSDLPSAARVSDAYAPEHLEIVTRDDDSVLALVRHAGAIFLGPHTPVSLGDYAAGSNHVLPTGGQARRVAGLGAATFLRAQQVVRYDRGALAEVRAEVTALAAAEGLPAHGEAIEARFEGEAR, via the coding sequence GTGCTGCGACGAATCGATCTGACGACCCTGCCCGCCGAGCAGGAGCTGCGCGACGTGCTGCCTCGGCCCGCGATCGACGTCGAGGCTTCGCTCCCGGTCGCGGCAGCGCTCATCGCCGCCGTGCGCGAGCGCGGGGCTGAGGCGCTCGCTGAGCAGGCGGAGCGCTTCGATGGCGTGCGCCCCACGGCCATCGAGGTCGATGCCGATGCGCTGGCAGCCGCACTGGCTGGGCTCGACCCGCAGGTGCGGGCCGCGCTCGAGACGCTCGTCGAGCGCGTGCGCATCGGCTCCAGGGCGCAGGTGCCGCCGCCGATGGTGGCGCACATCGCCGAGGGCGCCGAGATCGAGCTTCGCTGGCAGCCTGTCGATCGCGTCGGCCTCTACGTGCCGGGCGGCAAGGCCGTCTACCCGTCGAGCGTCGTCATGAACGTCGTCGCCGCGCAGTCCGCCGGGGTGCGCTCCATCGCCGTCGCGAGCCCCGCGCAGGCCGATCACGGCGGGCTGCCGCACCCGAGCGTCCTCGCCGCGTGCGCCCTGCTGGGCGTCGAGGAGGTGTACGCCATGGGCGGCGCGGGCGCGATCGGCGCCCTCGCGCACGGGGTGCCGGCCATCGGCCTCGCCCCCGTCGACGTCGTCACCGGTCCCGGCAACGTCTTCGTCGCCGCTGCCAAGCGCGTCGTCGCAGGCACCGTCCGCGTCGATGCGGAGGCGGGCCCGACCGAGATCCTCGTGATCGCCGACGGGACGGCCGACGCCGAGCTGATCGCCGCCGACCTCGTGAGCCAGGCGGAGCACGACGAGCTCGCTGCCGCCGTGCTCGTGACCGACTCGGCCGACCTCGCCGACCTGGTGGACGCATCCGTCACCCGACGGGCAGCCGCGACGCCGGCCGCCGAGCGCGTCGCCGCATCGCTCACGGGCGCGCAGTCGGCCATCGTGCTGGTGAGCGATCTGCCGTCGGCCGCCAGGGTGAGCGACGCCTACGCGCCCGAGCACCTCGAGATCGTCACGCGCGACGACGACTCGGTGCTGGCGCTGGTGCGCCACGCGGGCGCCATCTTCCTCGGGCCGCACACGCCGGTGAGCCTGGGCGACTACGCCGCCGGCTCCAATCACGTGCTGCCGACCGGCGGGCAGGCGCGGCGCGTCGCCGGCCTCGGCGCCGCGACGTTCCTCCGCGCCCAGCAGGTCGTGCGCTACGACCGCGGTGCGCTCGCCGAGGTGCGCGCAGAGGTGACGGCGCTCGCCGCCGCGGAGGGGCTGCCGGCGCACGGCGAGGCGATCGAGGCGCGCTTCGAGGGAGAGGCTCGCTGA
- the dnaE gene encoding DNA polymerase III subunit alpha — MADSFAHLHVHTEYSMLDGAARIKDLMQAVRDEEMPAVAMTDHGNVFGAFEFWKAAKAQGIKPIIGTEAYITPGTHRSERTRVKWGDQGTASGDDVSGGGAYTHMTLLAENNEGMHNLFRLSSYASMEGYYFKPRMDRELLEQYSGGLIATTGCPSGEVQTRLRLGQFDEALAAAASYRDLFGGENYFLELMDHGLEIERRVRDGLLDIGKQLGLPLLATNDLHYTRAADAKSHDALLCVQSGSTMDDPKRFRLDGGGYYVKSAAEMRHLFRDMPEACDNTLLIAERCDVEFDTSANYMPRYPVPEAHDEHSWFRHEVQVGLERRYPNGIPDAVQTRAEYEIGVISSMGFPGYFLVVADFINWAKDNGIRVGPGRGSGAGSMAAYAMRITDLDPLEHGLIFERFLNPDRVSMPDFDIDFDDRRRGEVIRYVTEKYGTERVAQIVTYGTIKQKQALKDASRVLGFPFGMGDKLTKAMPPAIMAKDIPLGGITDPTHERYKEASDFRALLDTDPDAKTVYDTALGLENLKRQWGVHAAGVIMSSDPLIDIIPVMKREQDGAIITQFDYPACESLGLIKMDFLGLRNLTIVSDALDNVRANRSEEIDLETLPLDDRGAYELLQRGDTLGVFQLDGGPLRSLLRLMKPDSFGDISAVIALYRPGPMGADSHTNYALRKNGAQPITPIHPELEEPLAEILGESYGLIIYQEQVMAVAQKVAGYTLGQADILRRAMGKKKKEELDKQFEAFSGGMLERGYSAAAVKALWDVLLPFSDYAFNKAHSAAYGVISYWTAYLKAHYPAEYMAALLTSVGDSKDKMAVYLSECRRMGITVLPPDVNESTLYFNAVGDDIRFGLGAVRNVGEGVVEGIVGARTREGAFGSFHDFLKKVPLGVASKRTVESLIKSGGFDTMGVTRRAMLEIHEDAVDGAVSLKRNEANGQVDLFGDIFDDLDTVSDRVPDRPEWGKQDKLAFEREMLGLYVSDHPLSGLELELAKHATHQIQELNESVEDGDHVSLAGLITSVQHRVARNSGNPYGIIAVEDFSGELEIMVLGKTYTEYRAALVADQVVVVRGRAQTRDDSITVRANQIETPDVQPIDETRPLELRIPERRASMTAMRELRGLLERHAGPTDVRIALQRPEVERVFALPQRVRVSSDLFGELKSLLGPASIA; from the coding sequence ATGGCAGACTCCTTCGCGCACCTCCACGTCCACACCGAATACTCGATGCTCGACGGCGCCGCGCGCATCAAGGATCTGATGCAGGCCGTGCGCGACGAGGAGATGCCCGCTGTCGCGATGACCGATCACGGCAACGTCTTCGGCGCCTTCGAGTTCTGGAAGGCCGCGAAGGCGCAGGGCATCAAGCCCATCATCGGCACTGAGGCCTACATCACGCCGGGCACCCACCGCTCAGAGCGCACGCGCGTGAAGTGGGGCGACCAGGGCACGGCGTCCGGCGACGACGTCTCCGGCGGTGGCGCCTACACGCACATGACGCTGCTGGCCGAGAACAACGAGGGGATGCACAACCTCTTCCGGCTCTCGTCCTACGCCTCGATGGAGGGCTACTACTTCAAGCCCCGCATGGATCGCGAGCTGCTCGAGCAGTACTCGGGCGGCCTGATCGCCACCACCGGCTGCCCCTCCGGCGAGGTGCAGACGCGCCTGCGCCTCGGGCAGTTCGACGAGGCGCTCGCAGCCGCGGCCTCCTACCGCGACCTGTTCGGCGGCGAGAACTACTTCCTCGAGCTCATGGATCACGGGCTCGAGATCGAGCGCCGCGTGCGCGACGGGCTGCTCGACATCGGCAAGCAGCTCGGGCTGCCGCTGCTGGCGACGAACGACCTGCACTACACGCGGGCGGCCGACGCCAAGAGCCACGACGCCCTGCTGTGCGTGCAGTCGGGTTCGACGATGGACGATCCGAAGCGCTTCCGGCTCGACGGGGGCGGCTACTACGTGAAGTCGGCCGCCGAGATGCGGCACCTGTTCCGCGACATGCCGGAGGCGTGCGACAACACGCTGCTCATCGCCGAGCGCTGCGACGTCGAGTTCGACACCAGCGCGAACTACATGCCGCGCTATCCAGTGCCGGAGGCGCACGACGAGCACTCGTGGTTCCGCCACGAGGTGCAGGTCGGGCTCGAGCGCAGGTATCCGAACGGGATTCCGGATGCCGTGCAGACGCGGGCGGAGTACGAGATCGGCGTGATCTCGAGCATGGGCTTCCCTGGCTACTTCCTCGTGGTCGCCGACTTCATCAACTGGGCGAAGGACAACGGCATCCGGGTCGGGCCCGGTCGTGGCTCGGGCGCAGGCTCGATGGCCGCCTACGCGATGCGCATCACCGACCTCGACCCGCTCGAGCACGGGCTGATCTTCGAGCGCTTCCTGAACCCGGACCGCGTCTCGATGCCCGACTTCGACATCGACTTCGACGATCGGCGTCGTGGCGAAGTGATCCGCTACGTCACCGAGAAGTACGGCACCGAGCGCGTCGCGCAGATCGTCACCTACGGCACCATCAAGCAGAAGCAGGCGCTGAAGGATGCCAGCCGGGTGCTCGGCTTCCCCTTCGGCATGGGGGACAAGCTCACGAAGGCGATGCCGCCGGCCATCATGGCGAAGGACATCCCGCTCGGCGGCATCACCGACCCGACGCACGAGCGCTACAAGGAAGCGAGCGACTTCCGCGCGCTGCTCGACACCGACCCGGATGCGAAGACCGTCTACGACACGGCACTGGGCCTCGAGAACCTGAAGCGCCAGTGGGGCGTGCACGCGGCGGGCGTCATCATGTCGTCCGACCCGCTGATCGACATCATCCCGGTCATGAAGCGGGAGCAGGACGGCGCGATCATCACGCAGTTCGACTACCCGGCATGCGAATCGCTCGGCCTCATCAAGATGGACTTCCTGGGGCTCCGCAACCTCACGATCGTCTCGGATGCCCTCGACAACGTCCGTGCGAACCGCAGCGAGGAGATCGACCTCGAGACGCTGCCGCTCGACGACCGCGGCGCCTACGAGCTGCTGCAGCGCGGCGACACGCTCGGGGTGTTCCAGCTCGATGGCGGGCCGCTGCGCTCGCTGCTGCGGCTGATGAAGCCCGACAGCTTCGGCGACATCTCGGCCGTCATCGCGCTCTACCGTCCTGGCCCCATGGGTGCCGACTCGCACACGAACTATGCGCTGCGCAAGAACGGAGCGCAGCCCATCACGCCCATCCACCCGGAGCTCGAGGAGCCGCTCGCCGAGATCCTCGGCGAATCGTACGGCCTGATCATCTACCAGGAGCAGGTGATGGCCGTCGCGCAGAAGGTGGCCGGCTACACGCTCGGCCAGGCCGACATCCTGCGGCGCGCGATGGGCAAGAAGAAGAAGGAGGAGCTCGACAAGCAGTTCGAAGCCTTCTCCGGCGGCATGCTCGAGCGCGGCTACTCCGCGGCGGCGGTCAAGGCGCTCTGGGACGTCCTGCTGCCGTTCTCGGACTACGCCTTCAACAAGGCGCACTCCGCCGCCTACGGCGTCATCTCCTACTGGACGGCCTACCTCAAGGCCCACTACCCGGCCGAGTACATGGCTGCGCTGCTGACGAGCGTCGGCGACTCCAAGGACAAGATGGCCGTCTACCTCTCGGAGTGCCGACGGATGGGCATCACGGTGCTGCCGCCGGACGTCAACGAGTCGACGCTGTACTTCAACGCCGTGGGCGACGACATCCGCTTCGGCCTCGGGGCCGTGCGCAACGTGGGTGAGGGCGTCGTCGAGGGGATCGTCGGGGCGCGCACGCGCGAGGGCGCGTTCGGCTCCTTCCACGACTTCCTGAAGAAGGTGCCGCTGGGCGTCGCCAGCAAGCGCACCGTCGAGTCGCTCATCAAGTCGGGCGGCTTCGACACCATGGGCGTCACGCGGCGCGCGATGCTCGAGATCCATGAGGATGCGGTGGACGGCGCGGTCTCGCTCAAGCGCAACGAGGCGAACGGTCAGGTCGACCTCTTCGGCGACATCTTCGACGACCTCGACACGGTCTCCGACCGGGTGCCGGACCGGCCCGAGTGGGGCAAGCAGGACAAGCTCGCCTTCGAGCGCGAGATGCTCGGCCTCTACGTCTCCGACCATCCGCTCTCCGGCCTCGAGCTCGAGCTCGCGAAGCACGCGACGCACCAGATCCAGGAGCTGAACGAATCGGTCGAGGATGGCGACCACGTGAGCCTCGCTGGCTTGATCACGAGCGTGCAGCATCGCGTGGCCCGCAACTCCGGCAACCCGTACGGGATCATCGCGGTGGAGGACTTCAGCGGCGAGCTGGAGATCATGGTGCTCGGCAAGACCTACACGGAGTACCGCGCTGCGCTCGTCGCCGACCAGGTGGTCGTGGTGCGCGGCCGCGCGCAGACCCGCGACGACAGCATCACGGTGCGCGCGAACCAGATCGAGACGCCTGACGTGCAGCCGATCGACGAGACGCGGCCCCTCGAGCTGCGGATCCCGGAGCGCCGCGCCTCGATGACGGCCATGCGAGAGCTCCGCGGGTTGCTCGAGCGGCATGCGGGACCGACGGATGTGCGCATCGCGCTGCAGCGCCCGGAGGTCGAACGGGTCTTCGCGCTGCCGCAGCGGGTGCGCGTCTCGTCCGACCTCTTCGGTGAGCTCAAGTCGCTGCTGGGGCCGGCCTCGATCGCCTGA